One segment of Pan paniscus chromosome 20, NHGRI_mPanPan1-v2.0_pri, whole genome shotgun sequence DNA contains the following:
- the SIGLEC11 gene encoding sialic acid-binding Ig-like lectin 11 has product MVTAPPPGFLLEEFPSQPGWPRSQMVLGQAQPQSPEMLLLPLLLLPLLLPMLGAGSLNKDPSYSLQVQRQVTVPEGLCVIVSCNLSYPRDGWDESTAAYGYWFKRWTSPKTGAPVATNNQSREVEMSTRDRFQLTGDPGKGSCSLVIRDAQREDEAWYFFRVERGSRVRHSFPNNAFFLKVTALTQKPDVYIPETLEPGQPVTVICVFNWAFKKCPAPSFSWTGAALSPRKTRPSTSHFSVLSFTPSPQDHDTNLTCHVDFSRKGVSAQRTVRLRVAYAPKDLIISISHDNTSALELQENVMYLEVQKGQFLRLLCAADSQPPATLSWILQDRVLSSSHPWGPRTLGLELRGVKAGDSGRYTCRAENRLGSQQRALDLSVQYPPENLRVMVSQANRTVLENLRNGTPLPVLEGQSLHLVCVTHSSPPARLSWTRWGQTVGPSQPSDPGVLELPHIQMEHEGEFTCHAQHPLGSQHVSLSLSVHYPPQLLGPSCSWEAEGLHCSCSSQASPAPSLRWWLGEELLEGNSSQGFFEVTPSSAGPWANSSLSLHGGLSSGLRLSCEAWNVHGAQSGSVFQLLPGKLEHGGGLGLGAALGAGVAALLAFCSCLVVFRVKTCRKEACKRAAAEQDMPSALGPISQGHQHECSAGSSQDHPPSGAATYTPGKGEEQELHYASLSFQGLRLWEPADQEAPSTTEYSEIKIHTGQPLRGPGFGLQLEREMSGMVPK; this is encoded by the exons ATGGTCACTGCCCCTCCACCAGGCTTCCTGCTGGAGGAGTTTCCTTCCCAGCCAGGCTGGCCCAGAAGCCAGATGGTCCTGGGACAGGCCCAGCCCCAGAGCCCAGAGATGCTGCTGTTACCCCTGTTGCTGCTACCCCTGCTGCTGCCCATGCTGGGGGCTG GGTCCCTGAACAAGGATCCCAGTTACAGTCTTCAAGTGCAGAGGCAGGTGACGGTGCCGGAGGGCCTGTGTGTCATCGTGTCTTGCAACCTCTCCTACCCCCGGGATGGCTGGGACGAGTCTACTGCTGCTTATGGCTACTGGTTCAAACGATGGACCAGCCCAAAGACGGGTGCTCCTGTGGCCACAAACAACCAGAGTCGAGAGGTGGAAATGAGCACCCGGGACCGATTCCAGCTCACTGGGGATCCCGGCAAAGGGAGCTGCTCCTTGGTGATCAGAGACGCGCAGAGGGAGGATGAGGCATGGTACTTCTTTCGGGTGGAGAGAGGAAGCCGTGTGAGACATAGTTTCCCGAACAATGCGTTCTTTCTAAAAGTAACAG CCCTGACTCAGAAGCCTGATGTCTACATCCCCGAGACCCTGGAGCCCGGGCAGCCGGTGACGGTCATCTGTGTGTTTAACTGGGCTTTCAAGAAATGTCCAGCCCCTTCTTTCTCCTGGACGGGGGCTGCCCTCTCCCCCAGAAAAACCAGACCAAGCACCTCCCACTTCTCAGTGCTCAGCTTCACACCCAGCCCCCAGGACCACGACACCAACCTCACCTGCCATGTGGACTTCTCCAGAAAGGGTGTGAGCGCACAGAGGACCGTCCGACTCCGTGTGGCCT ACGCCCCCAAAGACCTTATTATCAGCATTTCACATGACAACACGTCAG CCCTGGAACTCCAGGAAAACGTCATGTATCTGGAAGTTCAGAAAGGCCAGTTCCTGCGGCTCCTCTGTGCTGCTGACAGCCAGCCGCCTGCCACGCTGAGCTGGATCCTGCAGGACAGAGTCCTCTCCTCGTCCCACCCCTGGGGCCCCAGAACCCTGGGGCTGGAGCTGCGTGGGGTAAAGGCCGGGGATTCAGGGCGCTACACCTGCCGAGCGGAGAACAGGCTTGGCTCTCAGCAGCGAGCCCTGGACCTCTCTGTGCAGT ATCCTCCAGAGAacctgagagtgatggtttcccaAGCAAACAGGACAG TCCTGGAAAACCTCAGGAACGGCACACCCCTCCCGGTCCTGGAGGGCCAAAGCCTGCACCTGGTCTGTGTCACCCACAGCAGCCCCCCAGCCAGGCTGAGCTGGACCCGGTGGGGACAGACCGTGGGCCCCTCCCAGCCCTCAGACCCCGGGGTCCTGGAGCTGCCACACATTCAAATGGAGCACGAAGGAGAGTTCACCTGCCACGCTCAGCACCCTCTGGGCTCCCAGCACGTCTCTCTCAGCCTCTCCGTGCACT accctccacagctgctgggcCCCTCCtgctcctgggaggctgagggtctgCACTGCAGCTGCTCCTCCCAGGCCAGCCCGGCCCCCTCTCTGCGCTGGTGGCTTGGGGAGGAGCTGCTGGAGGGGAACAGCAGTCAGGGCTTCTTCGAGGTCACCCCCAGCTCAGCCGGGCCCTGGGCCAACAGCTCCCTGAGCCTCCATGGAGGGCTCAGCTCCGGCCTCAGGCTCAGCTGTGAGGCCTGGAACGTCCATGGGGCCCAGAGTGGCTCTGTCTTCCAGCTGCTACCAG GGAAGCTGGAGCATGGGGGAGGACTTGGCCTGGGGGCTGCCCTGGGAGCTGGCGTCGCTGCCCTGCTCGCTTTCTGCTCCTGCCTTGTCGTCTTCAG GGTGAAGACCTGCAGGAAGGAAGCTTGCAAGAGGGCAGCAGCTGAGCAGGACATGCCCTCCGCCCTGGGACCCATCTCCCAG GGTCACCAGCATGAATGCTCGGCAGGCAGCTCCCAAGACCACCCGCCCTCAGGTGCAGCCACCTACACCCCGGGGAAGGGGGAAGAGCAGGAGCTCCACTATGCCTCCCTCAGCTTCCAGGGCCTGAGGCTCTGGGAGCCTGCGGACCAGGAGGCCCCCAGCACCACCGAGTACTCGGAGATCAAGATCCACACGGGACAGCCCCTGAGGGGCCCAGGCTTTGGGCTTCAATTGGAGAGGGAGATGTCAGGGATGGTTCCAAAGTGA
- the SIGLEC16 gene encoding LOW QUALITY PROTEIN: sialic acid-binding Ig-like lectin 16 (The sequence of the model RefSeq protein was modified relative to this genomic sequence to represent the inferred CDS: inserted 1 base in 1 codon), with translation MRLCIHHLTCSHDSPVSPDSPLLALPTSEAGQGGSFLVWGWSSCPLPCCFPCERRSWEASFQDIAVPEAPPLRMVTAPPPGFLLEEFPSQPGWPRSQMVLGQAQPQSPEMLLLPLLLPVLGAGSLNKDPSYSLQVQRQVPVPEGLCVIVSCNLSYPRDGWDESTAAYGYWFKRWTSPKTRAPVATNNQSREVEMSTRDRFQLTGDPGKGSCSLVIRDAQREDEAWYFFRVERGSRVRHSFVNNVFXKVTALTQKPDVYTPETLEPGQPVTVICVFNWAFKKCPAPSFSWTGAALSPRRTRPSTSHFSVLSFTPSPQDHDTDLTCHVDFSRKGVSAQRTFGLRLAYAPKDLIISISHDNTSALELQGNVIYLEVQKGQFLRLLCAADSQPPATLSWILQDRVLSSSHPWGPRTLGLELPGVKAGDSGHYTCQAENRLGSQQRALDLSVQYPPENLRVMVSQANRTVLENLGNGTSLRVLEGQSLHLVCVTHSSPPARLSWTWGEQTVGPSQPSDPGVLELPRVQMEHEGEFTCYAWHPLGSQRVSLSFSVHCKSGPMTGVVLVAVGEVAMKILLLCLCLILLRVRSCRRKAARAALGMEAADAVTDSSPDSRLLPDASSSSSSTV, from the exons atgagactcTGCATCCATCACCTCACCTGCAGCCATGACTCACCTGTGTCCCCTGACAGTCCCCTCCTAGCACTGCCCACCTCCGAGGCTGGCCAGGGTGGCTCCTTCCTGGTTTGGGGCTGGTCCTCATGCCCTCTGCCCTGCTGCTTCCCCTGTGAAAGGAGAAGTTGGGAGGCGAGCTTTCAGGACATAGCGGTTCCCGAGGCTCCTCCTCTGCGGATGGTCACTGCCCCTCCACCAGGCTTCCTGCTGGAGGAGTTTCCTTCCCAGCCAGGCTGGCCCAGAAGCCAGATGGTCCTGGGACAGGCCCAGCCCCAGAGCCCAGAGAtgctgctgctgcccctgctgCTGCCCGTGCTGGGGGCGG GGTCCCTGAACAAGGATCCCAGTTACAGTCTTCAAGTGCAGAGGCAGGTGCCGGTGCCGGAGGGCTTGTGTGTCATCGTGTCTTGCAACCTCTCCTACCCCCGGGATGGCTGGGACGAGTCTACTGCTGCTTATGGCTACTGGTTCAAACGATGGACCAGCCCAAAGACGCGTGCTCCTGTGGCCACAAACAACCAGAGTCGAGAGGTGGAAATGAGCACCCGGGACCGATTCCAGCTCACTGGGGATCCCGGCAAAGGGAGCTGCTCCTTGGTGATCAGAGACGCGCAGAGGGAGGATGAGGCATGGTACTTCTTTCGGGTGGAGAGAGGAAGCCGTGTGAGACATAGTTTCGTGAACAATGTGT TAAAAGTAACAG CCCTGACTCAGAAGCCTGATGTCTACACCCCCGAGACCCTGGAGCCCGGGCAGCCGGTGACGGTCATCTGTGTGTTTAACTGGGCTTTCAAGAAATGTCCAGCCCCTTCTTTCTCCTGGACGGGGGCTGCCCTCTCCCCCAGAAGAACCAGACCAAGCACCTCCCACTTCTCAGTGCTCAGCTTCACACCCAGCCCCCAGGACCACGACACCGACCTCACCTGCCATGTGGACTTCTCCAGAAAGGGTGTGAGCGCACAGAGGACCTTCGGACTCCGTTTGGCCT ACGCCCCCAAAGACCTTATTATCAGCATTTCACATGACAACACGTCAG CCCTGGAACTCCAGGGAAACGTCATATATCTGGAAGTTCAGAAAGGTCAGTTCCTGCGGCTCCTCTGTGCTGCTGACAGCCAGCCCCCTGCCACGCTGAGCTGGATCCTGCAGGACAGAGTCCTCTCCTCGTCCCACCCCTGGGGCCCCAGAACCCTGGGGCTGGAGCTGCCCGGAGTGAAGGCTGGGGATTCAGGGCACTACACCTGCCAAGCGGAGAACAGGCTTGGCTCTCAGCAGCGAGCCCTGGACCTCTCTGTGCAGT ATCCTCCAGAGAacctgagagtgatggtttcccaAGCAAACAGGACAG TCCTGGAAAACCTCGGGAACGGCACATCCCTCCGGGTCCTGGAGGGCCAAAGCCTGCACCTGGTCTGTGTCACCCACAGCAGCCCCCCAGCCAGGCTGAGCTGGACCTGGGGGGAACAGACCGTGGGCCCCTCCCAGCCCTCAGACCCTGGGGTCCTGGAGCTGCCTCGGGTTCAAATGGAGCACGAAGGAGAGTTCACCTGCTACGCTTGGCACCCGCTGGGCTCCCAGCGCGTCTCTCTCAGCTTCTCCGTGCACT GCAAATCAGGGCCCATGACAGGGGTGGTTCTGGTGGCTGTTGGGGAGGTGGCTATGAAGATCCtgcttctctgcctctgcctcatcctcctcag AGTGAGGTCTTGCAGGAGGAAGGCAGCAAGGGCAGCATTGGGCATGGAGGCTGCAGACGCCGTCACGGACTCATCTCCAG ACTCCAGACTGCTTCCAGATGCCTCCTCATCCAGTTCCTCCACAGTCTGA